The Stenotrophomonas maltophilia sequence GCGAAGCGCGGTCGTAGCCGACGATGCTCTGGCCATGGCTCGGCGCCTCGGCCAGGCGCACGTTGCGCGGCACGATGGTGCGGAACACGCGGTCGCCGAAGTGCTCGGTGAGCTCGGCCGAGACCGCGTTGGCCAGGTTGTTGCGCACATCGAACATGGTGCGCAGCACGCCTTCGATCTCCAGCGCCGGGTTGAGGTTGGCACGCAGCGCTTCGATGGTTTCCACCAGCGCGCTCAGGCCTTCCAGCGCGTAGTACTCGCACTGCATCGGCACGATCACCGAATCGGCGGCGGCCAGTGCGTTGAGCGTCAGCAGCGACAGCGCCGGCGGGCAGTCGATCAGGATGTAGTCGTACTCGTCGCGGATCGGTGCCAGCGCGCGCTTCAGGCGCTGCTCGCGCTCGCTCTGCGCCATCAGCTGGATCTCGGCGGCGGTCAGGTCGATGTTGCCGGGCAGCAGGTCGTAGCCTTCGGCGGTCTGCACGCGCACATCGGCGGCGCTGGACTCGCCCAGCAGCAGATCGTAGGTGGAGGAGACCAGCTCACGCTTGTCCACGCCACTGCCCATGGTCGCGTTGCCCTGCGAATCCAGGTCGACCAACAGCACGCGCTTGGGTGCGTTGGCCAGGGAAGCGGCCAGGTTGACGGCGGTCGTGGTCTTGCCGACGCCACCCTTCTGGTTGGCGATGGCGATGATGCGGGCCATGCGGGTGTGCCTCGTCGACGTGTGCTGGGACCGGTCATTATGCGTACAACCGGCCCCTTGCGGAAATCGTGGATCGCCAACCCGTTGTTCCACAAAGGGCTGGCGGCGGGAATCAGGGGCCTGTAACGGTGACCAGATGGCGTTCGCCGGCCAGGCCGGGCACGCTCAACGGGGTCACCTCACGCACCTGCCAGCCAGCCGGCAGGTCCGCGATCTCCTCATGCGGGTAGACGCCCTTCATGGCCAGCAGCACGCCGCCAGGGCGCAGCAGGTGGCCGCCGACGCGGACGATGCCGGCCAGGGTGTCCATCGCGCGCGCGGTCAGCTGGTCGTAGCGGCCGGCCTCGTCCAGCGCCTCGGCGCGCGATTCGGCCACGCGGGCATTGTCCAGGCCGAGCTGGCGCACGGCCTCGCGCATGAAGCGCGCCTTCTTGCCGTTGCTCTCGACCAGGGTGACCTGCAGGCCCGGGCAGGCGATCGCCAACGGGATGCCGGGCAACCCGGGGCCGGTGCCGAGGTCGGCCAGGCTGCCATCGGCCACGAACGGCTGCATTGCCAGCGAATCGAGCAGGTGGCGGGTGACCATCTCCTGCGGATCGCGGATGGCGGTGAGGTTGTAGGTGCCGTTCCAGCGGTGCAGCAGGGCCAGGTAGCGCAGCAGCGGCGGCGCCAGCGCGGCGTCCAGGCCCATGCTGGCCAGGCCCTGTTCCAGCGTGGCAGCCACGCTGGCGGGAAGTGGGTGTTCGCTCATGCCGACATTATCGCCGGTTTTGCACGCTGATTCCCCGCTTCAGTGTGGATACCAGGCCAATGCCGCACGGAACTGGCCGGTGGCCTGCCATTCGTGCAGGTGCCAGCGCGCGGCCTCGCCCAGTTCCGGGTCGCACCAGCGCAGGTGCAGGGCACCATCGGCCCCCGGCGCCAGCTGCAGCCGGTGCAGGCCGAACGAGATGCCCTGCCCGTGCGCCTTCAGGATGGCTTCCTTGACGCACCACACGCGGAAGAACCAGTGCTCGCGCCCGGCCTCGTCCAGGCTTTCCAGCCAGATCACCTCCTCGGGGTGGAAGAAGCGCCGTACGATTTCCAGAAGACGCGGCCGCGGCCGCAGCAGTTCCAGGTCGACACCCAGCCGCACGCCTTCGCCCAGCGCCACCAGCAGCACCTCGCCACTGTGGCTCCAGCCGGTGCCGTAGTGGGCCAGAGCGCCGCTCAGTTCCGGCCGGCCCTTGTCATCACGGACCAGCGGCAGCGTCTCCGGGTCGGCACCCAATGCCTGCGCCAGCACCTGCCGCGCCTGCGGTTCACCCCGGTGGCCCGGCACGTGCGGGCGGCGCCAGACCGTCACCGGACCGAAACGCCACGGGCCGTCGAGGGTGGCTGGCAGGCTCATCCGCACGCGCCCATCACGCAATTCCACGACGGGTTCACAGCCCTGCGCGTCAACTGGTCACAGTTCCCCACCGGAGGTTCGATCATGGGCATCATCATCTGGCTGATCGTCGGCGGCATCGTAGGCTGGCTGGCCAGCATCATCATGAAGCGCGATGCCCAGCAGGGCATCATCCTCAACATCGTGGTCGGCATCGTCGGCGCGCTGATTTCCGGCTGGCTGTTCGGCGGCGGCATCAACGAAGCGATCACCATCCGCACCTTCCTGTTCTCGCTGATCGGTGCGGTGATCCTGCTGGCGATCGTCAACCTGTTCACCCGCAAGAGCATACGGTGATCTGAGGGTAGTGCCGGCCGCTGGCCGACAGACGCATCACAACGGGCCCGGCAATCGTCGGGCCTCGTTCGTTCAAGCGATCTGCACCCACGCCGGCGCATGGTCGCTCGGGCGTTCCCAGGTACGCGGCTCGCGGTCGATGCCCGAGGCCACCGCACTGCCCTTCAGCGCCTCGGAGACCAGGGTCAGGTCGATGCGCAGGCCCAGGTTGCGGCGGAAGCCAGCGGCACGGTAATCCCACCAGCTGAACACACCGGCCTCGTCGTTGTGCAGGCGGAAGCCATCGTGCAGGCCCAGCTGCAGCAGCTTGTTCAACGCGCCGCGCTCGGCGGTGGAGGTCAGGATGTGGTTTTCGTTCCACACCTCCGGGTCGTGCACATCGCGCGCGTCCGGGGCGATGTTGAAGTCGCCCATCACGATCAGCTTCGGGTGGCGCTGCAGCTCTTCGGCGATCCAGGCGTGCACCGCCTCGAGCCAGCGCAGCTTGTAGTCGTACTTGTCGGTGCCGATGTCCTGGCCGTTGACCACGTACAGGTTGATCACCCGCAGGTCGCCGAAGGTACCGGCGATGACACGCTTCTGCTCGTCCTCGAAGCCGGGAATGCCGATCTGCACGTCCTGCGCCGGCTCACGCGACAGCAGCGCCACGCCGTTGTAGGTCTTCTGGCCGGCGAACACGCTGCGGTAGCCCGCGGCGATCAGTGCCGAATCGGGGAACTTGTGGTCCTCCAGCTTGGTTTCCTGGATACCGACGATGTCCGGGCCGAACTCCTTGAGCCACTGCTCCAGGTGCGGCAGGCGGACATTGAGCGAATTGACGTTCCACGAGGCGATCTTCATGGGGGCATTCTACCCGGGTGGGCCTTGATGGGCGCCCATATACCCCGGTAGACGCCAACCTTGGTTGGCGCCGGCAATCACCCTGTGCCAACCAGGGTTGGCACCTACCGGAACCCGATCACCGCAGCAGCAGCTTCAACAACCCCGCAATCTTCGAATACGGCGGCCGCAACCGGTCGCTGGCCGCCCAGCGCGACTGCCACAGCACCGGCAGCCGCTTGCTCATCGCATCGAAGCCGGCGCGCCCGTGGTACGCGCCCATGCCGCTGGCCCCCACGCCGCCGAACGGCAATCCGTCGGCGGCGAAGTGCAGCAGCGTGTCATTCACTGTCACCCCGCCGGCCACCACCTGGCCGAGGATGCGCTCCACCGTCGCCGTGTCGTGGCTGAAGGGATACAGCGCCAGCGGGCGGTCGCGGGACAGCACATCGGCCAGCGCCGCTTCCAGGTCCGGATAGGCCCGCACCGGCAGGATCGGCCCGAAGATCTCCTCGCGCATCAGCTCCAGGTCGTCCGGCGGGTCCAGCACCACGGTCGGCACCAGCAGGCGTTCACGGTCGGCACGCGCCTCATTCACCTGCGCCAGCGGAATCACCGGCACGCCGCGTTCGCGCGCCTGCGCCAGGTAGCCCTGCAGGCGCCGGTACTGGCCCTCGTTGATGATGCGCGTGTAATCGCCGGCTTCGCTGAAATCGCCATAGCGCTCGCGCACCTGCTGCTGCAGCGCCTGTACGAACTCGCGCTGGCGCGCGGTGTCGATCAGCACGTAATCCGGCGCGATGCAGGTCTGCCCGGCGTTGAACCATTTGCCGGTGGCCAGCCGCGCAGCGGCGGTGTCCAGCGGGAAGTCGCGACAGACAATCGCCGGCGACTTGCCACCCAGTTCCAGCGTGACCGGCACCAGATGCTCGGCGGCGGCCGCCATCACCTTGCGGCCCACCGCCGTCGAGCCGGTGAACAGCAGGTGGTCCAGTGGCAGCGAGGATACCGCTGCAGCCACGTCCGCCCCACCCTGCACCACCGCCACGCGGTCGGGCGGGAACACGCTGGCCAGCAGATCGGCCAGGAATGCGCTGGTGCGCGGCGTGTGCTCAGACGGCTTCAGCAGCACGTGGTTGCCGGCGGCGATGGCGGTGGCCAACGGCACCAGTGCCAGGGTGACCGGGTAGTTCCAGGGCGAGATCACCCCGACCACACCCAATGGCGTCGGCCGAAGTTGCGCGCGTGCCGGCCACAGTCGCCAGCCCGCACCCACCCGCTGCGGCTTCGACCAGCGCCGCAGGTGACGGCGCAGGTGGTCGATGGCCGAGAGCACGCTCATGCCATCGGCCAGTTTCGATTCAACGTGGGCGCGGTGGCCGAAGTCCTCGGCGATGGCCTGGGCCATTTCGTCCAGGCGTGGCTTCAGCGCTTCGCGGAGGCGGCGCAGGTCGGCTTCGCGCTGGTCGAGCGTGGGCCGCTGCGACTGCCAGGCGCTGCGCAGGGTGTGCAGGATGGCGGGGAGGTCTGCCGGCGTGGTGATGGTCATGGGCCGACTATACGGCGTGCTGCGCAACGCGATGGTCGTCTCGATGGGGTCAGATCCCTTTCGCAAGCGAAAGGGATCTGACCCCAAAAACAGGGAAACAAAAAAGGCCGCGGTCTGCACCGCGGCCCCTGAAACCCGGTGGGTGCCGACCGTTGGTCGGCACGCCGGCTATTTGGTGATATCCACGTCCTTGGTCTCGCGCAGGAACAGGCCGCCGATCACCACCGACATCAGCGCGATGATGATGGGGTACCACAGGCCGTAGTACAGGTTGCCGGTACCGGCCACCAGCGCGAACGAGATTGCCGGCAGGAAGCCACCGAACCAGCCGTTGCCGATGTGGTACGGCAGCGACATCGAGGTGTAGCGGATGCGGGTCGGGAACAGTTCGACCAGGTAGGCGGCGATCGGGCCGTAGACCATGGTCACGTACAGCACCAGCAGCCACAGCATGAAGATGGTGCCGGCGATGTTGATGCGGGCGCCATCGGCCTTGGCCGGATAACCGGCGGTGGTCAGGGCGGTCTTCAGTTCCGCACCGAACGCATCGGCCTTGGCCTTGCCGTCTTCCTTGGTCAGGCCAGCGGCTTCATACGAGGTGACGCTGGCGCTGCCCACGTTCACCATCGCCAGCGAACCGGCGGCGGCGGGCTGCACGTCGTACGGCACACCGGCCTTGGTCAGCGCGGCGGTGGCCACGTCGCAGGAGCTGGTGAACTTGCGCAGGCCGACCGGATCGAACTGGAACGAGCAGGTGTTCGGATCGGCCACAACCAGGGCCGGCGAGCTGCTGCGGGCTTCTTCAATGGCTGGGTTGGCGAAGTGGGTCAGGCCCTTGAAGATCGGGATGTAGGTGACGGCAGCCAGCAGGCAGCCGGCCAGGATGATCTTCTTGCGGCCGATACGGTCGGACAGCCAGCCGAAGAAGATGAAGAACGGCACGCCCAGCGCCAGCGCGGCGGCGATCAGCAGGTAGGAGGTGGTGGCATCGACCTTCAGCATGCTGCTGAGGAAGAACAGCGCGTAAAACTGGCCGCCGTACCAGACCACGGCCTGGCCGGCCGCAGCGCCGAGCAGGACCAGCAGCATCAGCTTCAGGTTGCCGCCCTTCAGGCTGTCGCGGAACGGGGTCTTGGAACCCTTGCCTTCCGACTTCATCTGCTGGAACAGCGGCGATTCGCTCAGCTGCAGGCGGATCCACACCGAGATGCCCAGCAGCAGGATCGAGACCAGGAACGGGATGCGCCAGCCCCAGGCTTCAAAGGCTTCATTGCCCAGGAAGTAGCGGCAGGCCAGGATGATCAGCAGCGACATGAACAGGCCGAGCGTAGCGGTGCACTGGATGAAACTGGTGTACAGGCCACGCTTGTCGTCCGGCGCGTGCTCGGCCACGTAGGTAGCGGCACCGCCGTACTCGCCGCCCATCGCCAGGCCCTGGGCCAGGCGCAGGATGATCAGGATCACCGGTGCGGCGAAACCGATCGATGCGTAGTTGGGCAGCACGCCGACCAGGAAGGTCGAGATGCCCATGATCAGGATGGTGACCAGGAAGGTGTACTTGCGGCCGATGCGGTCGCCGAGGCTGCCGAAGAAGGCCGCGCCGAACGGACGCACGAAGAAGCCGGCGGCAAACGCCAGCAGGGCGAAGATCATGCCCGTGGTTTCGTTGACGCCACTGAAGAACTGCTTGGCGATGATGGCGGCGAGCGAGCCGTACAGGAAGAAGTCATACCACTCGAACACCGTGCCGAGGCTCGAGGCGAAAATGACTTTCTTGTGGCCCTGGGTCAGGGTGCCCGCTTTGTGTGCGGTGCTGGGTGTGCTGGACATGGGACGTTTTCCCTCTGTAGGTGCCGACCTGGGTCGGCACTCAATCCGGTAGACACCGACCGTTGGTCGGTACTCAATTCGGTAGGTGCCGGCCGCTGGCCGGCACGCTCTTAGAAGCTGTACTTGGTGGTGAACTGCAACCGGGTGATGTCACCCTTGTTTCCGTTCTCCACTTCGCGACGGCCGTACATCAGCTCGGCGCCGATATCGACCTTGGGCAACGGCGAGTAGAAGATGTTGCCGCGGATGCTCTGCACGCTCTTGGTCACCAGCGGGCCGAGGATGCTGTCGTTGTCGTAGTCGCTGCGCGCGTAGATCAGGTTGGTGCGCAGCTTCGACGAGAACGCATGCCGCCAGCCCACGTAGCCGGCAAGCACGCCGGTCGGGTTGAGCTCGTCGCGGGCCACGTCGTAGGCACTGTCGGCGGTGATGCCCAGGCCGATGTAGCGGGCGATGCCTTCGCCACCGGTCAGCTGGTAGTGCAGCGAATCGCTGTCACCCATCACCCACTTGCCGCCCAGGGTCAGGCCGCCGGCCACCTTGTCGGCCTTGGCGCCGGTGGCCTGGTTGTCGACCTTCAGCTGACGGACGATACCGCCGACACCGAAGGTGCCCCAGTCGCCCTTCCAGCCATAGCGCATGGTCAGATCGGGCAGGCTGCCACGGTCGGAGTTGGCGCTGGCGTTGGTCCATGCCCCGGTGACCGGGTTGCGGGTACCGGTGAGGGTGGTGGTTTCCGGGTTTTCCAGCGCGACGCTGAAGCCGCCCTGGGTGTAGCGCACCTGGGCCTGGCGCACGAAGATCACGCCGTCGGTGGGGCCGACGAAGTCGACCGCTTCGGGCAGTGCGGCCGCGTCCATGAAGTTGGACCAGGTCTGGCCGGCCATCCAGTTGTTCCAGTACATGTAGGCGTGGCGCAGGGTCACACCGTAGGTATTGGTGGCGGTCTGGTTGCCCAGCGAGTTGCCGAAGAAGTCCATCTCGAAGAACGCACCGGCCTTGTTGCCCGATTCGCTCACGTTGTCGATGCCCAGGTTGAAGCGCGAGAACTTGGCGTGGGCATTGAAGTCGGTGCCCGAACGCTTGCCGCTGCCGCCGGCGCCTTCCACCGGGGTCTGGCCCGGCAGGTACAGCGAGCGGCCGGTGGCGTCGTCGGCCAGCTGGCCGTCACTGGTCTGGGTGGCGAGGAAGTCGGCCTTGATGAAGCCGCCGATCTTGACTGTGGTGCCCGGCGCCGCGCCCGGGGTGATGGTGGTGACCTGGATCGGCTGCTTGCCGGCCGGCACCGAGGCGACCGACTTCTGCTCGGCCTGCACGGTGCGGACTTCGGTCACTGCCTGCTGGGTCTGGCTGATCTGGGTCTGTTGTTGCTGCTGCGAAGACAGCAGCAGCTGGACCTGGCGTTCCAGTTCGGCAACGCGTGCTTCCAGCGCCTTCTCTTTGGCGGTCTCTGCGAACGCCATGCCCGGTGCGACCAGGGCGACCAACAGGCAGGCCGCCAAAGGTGTGCGCACGGCTTTCAACGTACGGTGGCTCATGTTGCCCTCTCTCCCAAGTGGCAAGGTGATGCCGCGCGTGGGGCACGGTCGAGCCGAGACTGCGGGGCGATTATGTATAGCGGCTATTCGCCATTGGTCGAACCCGGCCCTGCAGGGCGCTCACTTTCGACCATGGTCTAACCAAGGTGGTGACGCGACCGGGGGTGGATGGGGCAAACTGAGGGGGATCGGTCGCCGCAATGCTGCGACCGCACACACAAAGTCAACGTGCAAGTGAGGGTGCCATGGCTGATATCTACCCCGTCGATCCGCAGTTCGCCGCCAAGGCACGCATCGACAAGACGTCCTACGAACAGCAGTACCAGGCTTCGCTGACCGACCCGGATGGTTTCTGGGGCAAGGCCGCCGAGCGCCTGGAATGGATGCGCAAGCCGACGAAGATCAGGAACGTCAGCTACGACCTGTCCGATTTCCACATCAAGTGGTTCGAGGATGGCGAGCTCAATGCCAGCGTGAACTGCCTGGATCGCCAGCTCGAGAAGCGCGGCGACAAGACCGCGCTGCTGTTCGAGCCGGACAGCCCGGATGCGCCGGCCCAGCACGTGACCTATCGCGAGCTGTACGAGCGCACCTGCCGCCTCGGCAACGCACTGCGCAACCTCGGGGTCAAGAAGGGCGACCGCGTCACCATCTACCTGCCGATGATCGTCGACGCCGCGGTGGCCATGCTGGCCTGTGCGCGCATCGGTGCAATCCACTCGGTGGTGTTCGGTGGCTTCGCACCGAACTCGATCGCCGACCGCGTCAGCGACTGCCAGAGCAAGCTGATCATCACCGCCGACGAGGGCTTGCGCGGTGGTCGAAAGATTCCGCTGAAGGCCAACGTCGATGCCGCGCTGAAGCTGCCGGGCACCAACACGGTTGAAACCGTGCTGGTGGTGCGCCACACCGGCGGCGCGGTGGACATGCAGGCCCCGCGCGACCGCTGGTTCCACGACGTGGTGGACAGCCAGCCGGCCAGCTGCGAGCCGGAACGCATGAATGCGGAAGACCCGCTGTTCATCCTCTACACCTCCGGTTCCACCGGCAAGCCGAAGGGCGTGCTGCACACCACCGGCGGTTACCTGCTGTACGCGGCCTACACCCATGAAGCGGTGTTCGACCTGCGCGAGGACGACATCTACTGGTGCACCGCCGACGTCGGCTGGGTCACCGGCCACAGCTACATCGTGTACGGGCCGCTGGCCAACGGCGCGACCTCGCTGATGTTCGAAGGCGTGCCGAACTACCCGGACACCTCGCGCTTCTGGAACGTCATCGACAAGCACAAGGTCAGCATCTTCTACACCGCCCCGACCGCCATCCGTGCACTGATGCGCGAAGGCGAGGAACCGGTAAAGAAGACCTCGCGCGCGTCGCTGCGTCTGCTCGGCAGTGTCGGCGAGCCGATCAATCCGGAAGCCTGGCGCTGGTACTACGAAGTGGTCGGCGACAGCCGCTGCCCGATCGTCGATACCTGGTGGCAGACCGAAACCGGCGGCATCCTGATCTCGCCACTGGCCGGTGCGATGGATCTGAAGCCGGGTTCGGCCACCCTGCCCTTCTTCGGCGTGCAGCCGGCGCTGGTCAATGCCGATGGCGAGATCCAGGACGGCCCGACCGAGGGCAACCTGATCATCCGTGATTCCTGGCCGGGCCAGATGCGCACGGTGTACGGCGACCACCAGCGTTTCATCGATACGTATTTCCGCACCTACCCGGGCAGCTACTTCACCGGCGACGGTTGCCGCCGCGACGAAGACGGCTACTACTGGATCACCGGCCGCGTCGATGACGTGATCAATGTGTCCGGCCACCGCATCGGCACCGCCGAAGTGGAAAGCGCGCTGGTCTCGCACCCGAAGGTGGCCGAGGCGGCCGTGGTCGGCTTCCCGCACGACGTGAAGGGCCAGGGCATCTACGCCTACGTCACCCTGGTGGCCGAAGAGGCCCCGAGCGACGAGTTGCAGAAGGAACTGGTTGCCTGGGTGCGCAAGGAGATCGGCCCGATCGCCACGCCGGACCACCTGCAGTGGGCGCCGGGCCTGCCGAAGACCCGCTCGGGCAAGATCATGCGCCGCATCCTACGCAAGATCGCCGAGAACGCGCCGGACCAGCTCGGCGACACCTCGACCCTGGCCGATCCGTCGGTGGTGGCGTCGCTGGTGGACGAGCGCAAGGTGCGCTGACGTACGACCCGGGGTCGGATCCCTTTCCGCAAGGAAAGGGCTCCGACCCCATCTGCTTTCCCCACGGTTCCCCCCGACCATGACCACCCTCCTGATTGCCGATGACCACCCGCTGTTCCGCGAAGCCCTGCGCGGCGCCGTGCAGCGGGTCATCCCCGGCGTGCAGCTGTTCGAGGCCGACAGCGTGGAAGCGCTGTACGCGCTGGCCGATCAGCACAACGACGCCGACCTGGTCCTGATGGACCTCAACATGCCTGGCGCACAGGGTTTCAACGCGCTGGTGCACATGCGCTCGCTGCACCCGCACCTGCCGGTGGTGGTGGTGTCCGCGCGCGAAGAAGCCACGGTGATGCGCCGCGCGCTCGACCACGGCGCGCTGGGCTTCATTCCGAAGTCTGCGGATTCGGACACCATCGGCCATGCACTGGGCACCATCCTCGATGGCGAGACCTGGGCACCGCCGGAAGCGCACAACGTGCCGCCCACCGGCAGCGAAGAACGCGAAGTCGGCCAGCGACTGCGTGAGCTGACCCCGCAGCAGTTCCGCGTGCTGCAGATGCTGGGCGCAGGCCGCTTGAACAAGCAGATCGCCTACGACCTCAACGTTTCCGAAGCGACGATCAAGGCCCATGTCACCGCCATCCTGCGCAAGCTGGGTGTGACCAACCGCACCCAGGCCGTGCTGATGGCCGGCAAGCTGGCCATCGACGACGACGCCATCGTGCTGCCGCCGGAAGAAGACTGAGGGTAGTGCCGGCCGCTGGCCGGCAATCCCCCTGAAACGTGCGACATCATCTGAAACCACACTGGTAGGTGCCACGCTTGCTTGGCACGCTGCCCTGCCGGCCAGCGGCCGGCACTACCGCATCCCCGGTGGGTGCCAAGCTTGCTTGGCACGCCTTTGCTTCGCCCTGTTATAGCCATCGCTATACAAACCAGCCCTGCCTGCGCGTTTCGCTGGAAATGCGCCACGCGCGAATCGCGGTGCTAAGCTTCGCGTCCCCTTGGGGAGTAGCCGGATTCCTTCGCAGGAATCGTCCACGTCAACATACTCGGCCAGTGCGCCGTGGCGTGGACAACCATGATGGTTGGCGAGACCAGCGGCCCGCGCGCGCAACGTCAGGTTGGGCGCGAGCGCAGGCCGTGCGTCCGTCCCAGCCCGACCTTCAGCAGCCGCCCATGTCCCCCATTTCGATCCTCCTGATCGGCTTTGCCATGTCCACCGATGCCTTCGCCGCGGCGATCGGCAAGGGTGCGGCCATGCGCAAGCCGGTGTTCCGCGATGCACTGCGTGCCGGCATCATCTTCGGCGTCATCGAGGCGATCACGCCCATCATCGGCTGGCTGCTCGGCCGTGCCGCCCTGCAGTACGTCGAAGCCTTCGATCACTGGATCGCCTTCGGCCTGCTCGGCGCGCTGGGCATCCACATGATCTACAACGGCCTGCGCCCGGACAGCGACGAGGCAGATGAAGATCCTTCGCAGCATCACGGCTTCTGGAAGCTGGCGCTGACCGGCTTCGCCACCAGCATCGACGCGATGGCGGTGGGCATCGGCCTGGCCTTCATGGACGTGCATATCGGCGTGATGGCCGCGGTCATCGGCCTGTGCACGCTGACCATGGTCACCGCCGGCATCATGCTCGGCCGCGTGCTGGGCAGCATGGTCGGCAAGCGTGCCGAGATCATCGGCGGCGTGATCCTGGTGATCATCGGTGCGACGATCCTGTACGAACACCTGCACGGCGTGGGGTAACGCGTCGAGAGCGAGCGATTGCGTGGTTGCCGGCCAGCGGCCGGCACTACTGCGCGTCGCGCAGCGCGCCCAGGAAGGCGCGCAGCGAGGCCGGCTTGATCGGCTTGGTCAGCACGCGATAGCCACGTTCGCGTGCCATCCGCTTCAGCTCGTCGCGGCCGTCGGCGGTCAGCAATGCGCCTGGCAGCACGTAGCCGGCGGCTTCGCGCAACGCCACCAGCGCGTCCAGGCCATCCATGCGGTCGTGCAGGTGGTAATCCACCAGCATCACCTGCGGGCGCTCGGCAATCTTCTCCAGCGCCTGGTCGACGGTGGCAGCGGTGATCACCTGCACCTGCCAACGGCCGAGCAGCGCGCGCATGCCGTCGAGGATCTCCTCGTCATTGTCCACGCACAGCACGCGCAGGCCGGCCAGCGAATCGCTGCGCACCGGCGCAGTCACGGCCTGTACCGGCGTGGCCAGCTCGGTGTAGCCCGGCAGCGGCGCCACCCGCGGCAGGATGATCGAGAACATCGACCCGCTGCCGACGCGGCTGCGGGCATTGAGGCGATGGTCCAGCAGTCGCGAGATGCGCTGGCAGATCGAC is a genomic window containing:
- a CDS encoding GlsB/YeaQ/YmgE family stress response membrane protein, producing the protein MGIIIWLIVGGIVGWLASIIMKRDAQQGIILNIVVGIVGALISGWLFGGGINEAITIRTFLFSLIGAVILLAIVNLFTRKSIR
- a CDS encoding coniferyl aldehyde dehydrogenase, with translation MTITTPADLPAILHTLRSAWQSQRPTLDQREADLRRLREALKPRLDEMAQAIAEDFGHRAHVESKLADGMSVLSAIDHLRRHLRRWSKPQRVGAGWRLWPARAQLRPTPLGVVGVISPWNYPVTLALVPLATAIAAGNHVLLKPSEHTPRTSAFLADLLASVFPPDRVAVVQGGADVAAAVSSLPLDHLLFTGSTAVGRKVMAAAAEHLVPVTLELGGKSPAIVCRDFPLDTAAARLATGKWFNAGQTCIAPDYVLIDTARQREFVQALQQQVRERYGDFSEAGDYTRIINEGQYRRLQGYLAQARERGVPVIPLAQVNEARADRERLLVPTVVLDPPDDLELMREEIFGPILPVRAYPDLEAALADVLSRDRPLALYPFSHDTATVERILGQVVAGGVTVNDTLLHFAADGLPFGGVGASGMGAYHGRAGFDAMSKRLPVLWQSRWAASDRLRPPYSKIAGLLKLLLR
- the xth gene encoding exodeoxyribonuclease III encodes the protein MKIASWNVNSLNVRLPHLEQWLKEFGPDIVGIQETKLEDHKFPDSALIAAGYRSVFAGQKTYNGVALLSREPAQDVQIGIPGFEDEQKRVIAGTFGDLRVINLYVVNGQDIGTDKYDYKLRWLEAVHAWIAEELQRHPKLIVMGDFNIAPDARDVHDPEVWNENHILTSTAERGALNKLLQLGLHDGFRLHNDEAGVFSWWDYRAAGFRRNLGLRIDLTLVSEALKGSAVASGIDREPRTWERPSDHAPAWVQIA
- a CDS encoding DcaP family trimeric outer membrane transporter yields the protein MSHRTLKAVRTPLAACLLVALVAPGMAFAETAKEKALEARVAELERQVQLLLSSQQQQQTQISQTQQAVTEVRTVQAEQKSVASVPAGKQPIQVTTITPGAAPGTTVKIGGFIKADFLATQTSDGQLADDATGRSLYLPGQTPVEGAGGSGKRSGTDFNAHAKFSRFNLGIDNVSESGNKAGAFFEMDFFGNSLGNQTATNTYGVTLRHAYMYWNNWMAGQTWSNFMDAAALPEAVDFVGPTDGVIFVRQAQVRYTQGGFSVALENPETTTLTGTRNPVTGAWTNASANSDRGSLPDLTMRYGWKGDWGTFGVGGIVRQLKVDNQATGAKADKVAGGLTLGGKWVMGDSDSLHYQLTGGEGIARYIGLGITADSAYDVARDELNPTGVLAGYVGWRHAFSSKLRTNLIYARSDYDNDSILGPLVTKSVQSIRGNIFYSPLPKVDIGAELMYGRREVENGNKGDITRLQFTTKYSF
- the rsmG gene encoding 16S rRNA (guanine(527)-N(7))-methyltransferase RsmG, producing the protein MSEHPLPASVAATLEQGLASMGLDAALAPPLLRYLALLHRWNGTYNLTAIRDPQEMVTRHLLDSLAMQPFVADGSLADLGTGPGLPGIPLAIACPGLQVTLVESNGKKARFMREAVRQLGLDNARVAESRAEALDEAGRYDQLTARAMDTLAGIVRVGGHLLRPGGVLLAMKGVYPHEEIADLPAGWQVREVTPLSVPGLAGERHLVTVTGP
- a CDS encoding ParA family protein → MARIIAIANQKGGVGKTTTAVNLAASLANAPKRVLLVDLDSQGNATMGSGVDKRELVSSTYDLLLGESSAADVRVQTAEGYDLLPGNIDLTAAEIQLMAQSEREQRLKRALAPIRDEYDYILIDCPPALSLLTLNALAAADSVIVPMQCEYYALEGLSALVETIEALRANLNPALEIEGVLRTMFDVRNNLANAVSAELTEHFGDRVFRTIVPRNVRLAEAPSHGQSIVGYDRASRGGVAYLGLAGEIIRRNNERNKAAKAVETV
- a CDS encoding 4'-phosphopantetheinyl transferase family protein; translated protein: MSLPATLDGPWRFGPVTVWRRPHVPGHRGEPQARQVLAQALGADPETLPLVRDDKGRPELSGALAHYGTGWSHSGEVLLVALGEGVRLGVDLELLRPRPRLLEIVRRFFHPEEVIWLESLDEAGREHWFFRVWCVKEAILKAHGQGISFGLHRLQLAPGADGALHLRWCDPELGEAARWHLHEWQATGQFRAALAWYPH
- a CDS encoding MFS transporter, which encodes MSSTPSTAHKAGTLTQGHKKVIFASSLGTVFEWYDFFLYGSLAAIIAKQFFSGVNETTGMIFALLAFAAGFFVRPFGAAFFGSLGDRIGRKYTFLVTILIMGISTFLVGVLPNYASIGFAAPVILIILRLAQGLAMGGEYGGAATYVAEHAPDDKRGLYTSFIQCTATLGLFMSLLIILACRYFLGNEAFEAWGWRIPFLVSILLLGISVWIRLQLSESPLFQQMKSEGKGSKTPFRDSLKGGNLKLMLLVLLGAAAGQAVVWYGGQFYALFFLSSMLKVDATTSYLLIAAALALGVPFFIFFGWLSDRIGRKKIILAGCLLAAVTYIPIFKGLTHFANPAIEEARSSSPALVVADPNTCSFQFDPVGLRKFTSSCDVATAALTKAGVPYDVQPAAAGSLAMVNVGSASVTSYEAAGLTKEDGKAKADAFGAELKTALTTAGYPAKADGARINIAGTIFMLWLLVLYVTMVYGPIAAYLVELFPTRIRYTSMSLPYHIGNGWFGGFLPAISFALVAGTGNLYYGLWYPIIIALMSVVIGGLFLRETKDVDITK